A part of Pseudoalteromonas arctica A 37-1-2 genomic DNA contains:
- a CDS encoding aspartate aminotransferase family protein, giving the protein MTVNRELFDHVMVPNYAPSSVIPVRGEGSRVWDQQGREFIDFAGGIAVNCLGHCHPALVGALKEQGEKIWHLSNVMTNEPALRLAKKMVDATFAEKVYFANSGAEANEAALKLARRFALDKFGAEKSQIIAFNKGFHGRTFFTVTVGGQAAYSDGFGPKPGDIVHCDYNDLAAFEALISDKTCAVMMEPLQGEGGIVSPTDDFAQGVRDLCTKHNALLIFDEVQTGVGRTGDLYAYQGLNIVPDILTSAKALGGGFPIGAMITTTEIAQHLKVGTHGSTYGGNPLACAVAEAAFDTVNTSEVLAGVKAKAALFNELLTAVNEKYNVFSEIRGQGLLIGAVVSEQYKGRAKEFLVAGTEQGLMSLVAGADVIRFTPSLVIPEADIREGMARFEKAVASVVNA; this is encoded by the coding sequence ATGACAGTCAATCGCGAATTATTTGATCACGTAATGGTTCCTAACTACGCACCTTCAAGCGTAATTCCTGTTCGAGGCGAAGGTTCTCGCGTATGGGATCAACAAGGTCGAGAGTTTATCGACTTTGCTGGTGGTATTGCAGTTAACTGTCTTGGCCATTGCCATCCTGCATTAGTAGGCGCATTAAAAGAGCAAGGCGAAAAAATCTGGCATCTATCAAATGTAATGACCAATGAGCCGGCACTTCGCCTAGCTAAAAAAATGGTTGATGCTACATTTGCTGAAAAAGTTTACTTTGCCAACTCAGGCGCAGAAGCAAACGAAGCAGCGCTTAAATTAGCGCGTCGTTTTGCACTTGATAAGTTTGGCGCAGAAAAATCACAAATCATCGCGTTCAACAAAGGTTTCCACGGTCGTACATTCTTTACAGTAACTGTGGGTGGTCAAGCTGCATATTCAGATGGTTTTGGTCCTAAGCCTGGCGACATTGTACATTGTGATTACAACGACCTAGCTGCTTTTGAAGCGCTTATCAGCGACAAAACATGTGCCGTAATGATGGAACCTCTTCAAGGTGAAGGCGGTATTGTTTCACCAACTGACGATTTTGCTCAAGGCGTTCGCGATTTATGTACTAAACATAACGCACTGCTTATTTTTGATGAAGTTCAAACTGGTGTTGGCCGTACTGGCGATTTATACGCATACCAAGGCTTAAACATAGTACCTGATATTTTAACTTCAGCTAAAGCACTTGGCGGCGGTTTCCCTATTGGCGCTATGATCACAACAACTGAAATTGCACAGCATCTTAAAGTAGGTACTCATGGTTCTACTTATGGCGGCAACCCGCTTGCGTGTGCTGTTGCAGAAGCTGCATTTGATACAGTAAATACGTCAGAAGTACTTGCTGGCGTAAAAGCTAAAGCAGCATTATTTAATGAACTACTTACTGCGGTTAACGAAAAATACAACGTATTTAGCGAAATCCGTGGCCAAGGTTTATTAATTGGTGCAGTAGTGAGCGAGCAATATAAAGGTCGTGCAAAAGAGTTTTTAGTGGCAGGGACTGAGCAAGGCCTTATGTCATTAGTTGCTGGTGCAGACGTAATACGTTTCACTCCATCTTTAGTAATTCCTGAAGCGGACATTCGCGAAGGTATGGCACGCTTTGAAAAAGCAGTAGCAAGCGTAGTAAACGCATAA
- a CDS encoding SDR family NAD(P)-dependent oxidoreductase yields MNKTILLTGATDGIGLETAKMLLAQGHTVLLHGRSQAKLNALQVALTEQYPNASTHTYIADLSDMSQVQTLAQNVLADLAENNNQLDVLINNAGVYQLVDATTIDGLDARFVVNTIAPYLLTKLLLPVLGHDSRVVNVSSAAQSSVNLNALIGNTELSDSAAYAQSKLAITMWSRHLGLELKDTGPLVVSVNPKSLLGSKMVKDAYGIDGGDLKIGANIFCRAALSDEFKDAAGLYFDNDTGRFAPPHVDALDNAKNQQLVDTLGSILAQLKLGKA; encoded by the coding sequence ATGAACAAAACAATTTTACTTACCGGTGCTACCGATGGCATTGGGCTAGAAACTGCAAAGATGTTATTAGCACAAGGTCACACCGTATTATTACATGGCCGCAGCCAAGCAAAGCTAAATGCGCTACAAGTAGCTTTAACCGAGCAATACCCAAATGCAAGTACACATACTTATATTGCTGATTTAAGCGATATGAGCCAAGTTCAAACTTTGGCACAAAATGTATTAGCCGATTTGGCCGAAAATAATAACCAGCTTGACGTACTTATTAATAATGCAGGCGTTTATCAATTAGTTGATGCTACAACAATTGACGGCCTTGATGCTCGCTTTGTTGTAAACACGATTGCGCCATATCTTCTTACAAAACTATTGTTACCTGTTCTTGGTCATGATTCGCGAGTGGTTAATGTGTCATCAGCTGCGCAATCAAGCGTTAACTTAAATGCACTTATAGGTAACACTGAACTTTCTGATAGTGCGGCTTATGCACAAAGTAAATTGGCTATTACTATGTGGTCGCGTCATTTAGGGCTTGAGCTTAAAGATACTGGGCCATTAGTTGTATCGGTAAACCCTAAATCGTTACTAGGAAGTAAAATGGTAAAAGACGCTTACGGTATAGATGGTGGGGATTTAAAAATTGGCGCAAATATTTTTTGTCGCGCAGCGCTTAGTGATGAATTTAAAGATGCCGCAGGCCTGTATTTTGATAACGATACAGGACGCTTTGCGCCTCCTCATGTTGATGCACTTGATAATGCTAAAAATCAACAACTAGTAGATACGTTAGGCAGTATTTTAGCACAGCTTAAATTAGGCAAAGCATAA
- the astA gene encoding arginine N-succinyltransferase — translation MMILRPIQQNDYSALLKIAHESGHGFTSLPLNEELLQKKIDHSVSSFAKQTSQPGDEGYLFVLEDSETGDVVGTSAIEAAVGLDDAFYHYHLSKVIHSSRTLDVYKAVDILTLCNDYTGATELCTLFLKDGYRKNCNGKLLSKARFMFIKQHQERFAQTVIAEMRGVSDENGSSPFWQWLEEHFFSMDFPTADYLTGIGQKVFIAELMPKYPIYVNLLSKDAQAVIGKVHDNTRPAIELLKSEGFTFNGYVDIFDGGPTVEAKVDNIATIRNARNFNVEIGEMTGDTMVLLANEKLNDFRATVAPMTFDERAKSLILSQEIADALHLQTGDIVSATTI, via the coding sequence ATGATGATCCTTCGCCCAATCCAGCAAAATGATTATTCAGCATTACTGAAAATTGCCCACGAATCAGGGCATGGTTTTACGTCTTTGCCATTAAACGAAGAACTATTGCAAAAAAAGATCGACCATTCAGTAAGCTCTTTTGCTAAACAAACGTCACAACCTGGTGACGAAGGCTACCTGTTTGTTCTTGAAGATAGCGAAACCGGTGACGTTGTAGGAACATCTGCAATTGAAGCTGCGGTAGGGCTTGATGATGCATTTTATCATTATCACTTAAGTAAAGTGATTCACTCTTCGCGCACATTAGACGTATACAAAGCGGTTGATATTCTAACGCTATGTAACGACTACACAGGTGCTACAGAGCTTTGCACATTGTTTTTAAAAGATGGTTATCGTAAAAATTGTAACGGTAAGCTACTTTCAAAAGCGCGCTTTATGTTTATAAAACAGCATCAAGAGCGTTTTGCGCAAACAGTAATCGCAGAAATGCGCGGTGTGTCTGACGAAAACGGCAGTAGCCCTTTTTGGCAGTGGCTTGAAGAGCACTTTTTCTCAATGGATTTTCCAACAGCCGATTACCTAACAGGTATTGGCCAAAAGGTTTTCATTGCTGAATTAATGCCTAAATACCCAATTTACGTAAACTTGCTAAGTAAAGATGCGCAAGCCGTAATAGGTAAAGTACACGACAACACTCGCCCAGCAATCGAGTTATTAAAAAGCGAAGGCTTTACGTTTAATGGCTACGTAGATATTTTTGACGGCGGCCCAACGGTTGAAGCAAAAGTAGATAACATTGCGACTATTCGTAATGCACGTAACTTTAACGTTGAAATTGGCGAAATGACTGGCGACACCATGGTGTTACTAGCTAACGAAAAGCTTAATGACTTTAGAGCAACCGTTGCACCAATGACATTTGACGAGCGCGCAAAAAGCCTTATTTTATCGCAAGAAATAGCAGATGCACTGCATTTGCAAACTGGCGATATTGTTAGTGCAACCACGATTTAA
- a CDS encoding LysR family transcriptional regulator, with amino-acid sequence MNNDHLALFVRIANTYNISLAGRELDLSPAVASAYISKLEENLGVRLIHRTTRKVSLTEEGEAFLPHAQEVLATLETARASVGAGSLVPQGTLRITAPASFGRMHIVPALKSFMQKYPGLTIDCRFSDTIVDLVEGGFDIAIRDAALKDSNLIARKLASDNRIVCASPEYIAKNGLPKTPQDLVNHQIINLASIESWGFKSGKDTLNIKTKGALRFDNGEAVRDACVQGLGITISSNWCSYKYLEDGSLVEVLKDFPLVANADIWAVYPSNRLLAPKVRAFIDHFIAYFGEVPYWEKQ; translated from the coding sequence ATGAATAATGACCATCTTGCTTTGTTTGTACGCATTGCTAATACATATAATATAAGCCTAGCAGGAAGAGAGCTTGATTTATCACCAGCAGTAGCGAGTGCATATATTAGTAAGCTTGAGGAGAACTTAGGAGTACGACTTATTCATCGTACTACGCGCAAGGTGTCGCTGACCGAAGAAGGCGAGGCATTTTTACCTCATGCACAAGAGGTGCTAGCAACATTAGAAACCGCACGCGCCTCGGTAGGTGCAGGAAGCTTAGTGCCGCAAGGTACATTACGTATCACTGCGCCTGCTTCTTTTGGACGAATGCATATAGTCCCTGCCTTAAAAAGCTTTATGCAAAAATACCCAGGGCTGACTATAGATTGCCGCTTTAGCGATACTATTGTTGATTTAGTAGAAGGCGGTTTTGATATTGCAATTCGCGATGCGGCACTTAAAGATTCAAACCTAATTGCTCGCAAACTGGCATCTGATAACCGTATTGTATGCGCATCGCCTGAGTATATAGCTAAAAACGGCTTGCCTAAAACACCGCAAGATTTAGTTAATCATCAAATTATTAACTTAGCCAGTATAGAGAGCTGGGGTTTTAAATCAGGTAAAGACACTCTTAATATTAAAACCAAAGGCGCACTTCGTTTTGATAACGGTGAAGCCGTTCGTGATGCGTGCGTACAAGGGTTAGGTATTACTATTAGTTCAAATTGGTGTAGCTATAAATATTTAGAAGATGGCAGCCTAGTAGAAGTGTTAAAAGACTTTCCGCTGGTAGCTAATGCCGATATTTGGGCTGTATATCCAAGCAATAGATTATTAGCCCCTAAGGTGCGTGCGTTTATCGATCATTTTATTGCCTACTTTGGTGAAGTCCCTTATTGGGAAAAGCAGTAA
- a CDS encoding HDOD domain-containing protein: protein MTELVAQQRNAKILSQRAHDLLLGHSFAHQQIGFIHTLDIDYGEPMKQRTLLQVEVAAQNKRQQSSTAHHKYRAQASEQLHKTIETAIYKQLEDIDGVIHSTIGIEDGIANILDILAVKSASVGRLEPLVNDISWLGRELVTLVNLPYYRNQRSKNTSVKVDKPSLALRYIGLDNLQLVIPTFAARHWMPHSTEPFSLLKRRLRDSAMANAIAAQKIAQINNVNDVHAFTLGMLLDVGRIALVRLYLKTFEKVWQRKVQLARNENQKDLHTALLELQPDPLFLTTLLSNKSIEVSAKVIDKMAFKYLPFKGVMQQLVNGVDKGDTLLPLTEVMLKARCYSQYLNLKEHQLIEPDETLSWFSYFKFTKTELKTLQSSNFTNLAIQID from the coding sequence ATGACTGAACTTGTAGCCCAGCAGCGTAATGCCAAAATACTAAGCCAACGGGCTCATGACTTATTGCTTGGGCACAGCTTTGCGCATCAGCAAATTGGTTTCATCCATACATTAGATATAGATTACGGCGAACCCATGAAGCAACGCACTTTGCTTCAGGTTGAAGTGGCCGCACAGAATAAACGCCAGCAAAGCAGTACTGCACATCATAAGTACCGCGCTCAAGCGAGTGAGCAACTGCACAAAACAATTGAAACAGCTATATATAAGCAGCTTGAAGATATAGATGGCGTAATTCACAGCACTATAGGTATTGAAGATGGCATTGCCAATATACTCGATATATTAGCTGTAAAGTCAGCGTCGGTAGGGCGTTTAGAGCCACTAGTTAATGATATAAGCTGGTTGGGTAGAGAATTAGTAACGCTTGTTAATTTACCTTACTATCGTAATCAACGTAGTAAAAACACGTCTGTAAAAGTAGATAAACCATCGCTTGCCCTTCGTTATATTGGCCTTGATAACTTACAGCTAGTGATTCCTACATTTGCTGCGCGTCATTGGATGCCACATAGCACCGAACCATTTTCATTATTAAAACGCCGGCTACGCGACAGCGCAATGGCAAACGCGATTGCTGCGCAAAAAATTGCACAAATTAATAATGTGAATGACGTACATGCATTTACCCTTGGAATGCTTTTAGATGTAGGGCGAATTGCATTAGTGCGCTTGTACTTAAAAACGTTTGAGAAAGTATGGCAACGCAAAGTGCAGTTAGCCCGAAATGAAAACCAAAAAGATTTACACACCGCATTATTAGAGCTACAGCCCGACCCGCTATTTTTAACCACTCTACTTAGCAATAAGTCGATAGAAGTAAGCGCCAAAGTAATAGACAAAATGGCTTTTAAATATTTACCGTTTAAAGGTGTAATGCAGCAGCTAGTAAATGGGGTAGATAAAGGCGATACATTACTGCCGTTAACAGAAGTAATGCTAAAGGCACGTTGCTACTCTCAATATCTTAATTTAAAAGAGCATCAACTTATTGAGCCTGATGAAACTCTAAGCTGGTTTTCGTACTTTAAGTTCACTAAAACGGAACTAAAAACCCTCCAATCGAGTAATTTTACCAATTTAGCTATTCAAATTGACTAA
- a CDS encoding zinc-dependent alcohol dehydrogenase family protein, translating into MKAMTINNFGGTEEFVAAEVAKPQVTAGNVLVRIAATSVNTIDMMIRQMGADLPFAPKLPGILGMDFAGTIEAVGDGVTEFTVGDEIYGCAGGLGDLPGALAEFMLADKRLIAHKPKNLTMKEAAAIPLVGITALEGLTRANVKAGQKVLVHGGAGGVGHLAVQLAKHFGADVYSTGGNAEQLALIESFGATGINFKDETVEQYVEKHTSNVGFDMVFDTVGGGNLTNSFAAAKLNAQVSTTLSLLEVDLSPVHFKGLSLNVIFMLIPMIHDFNRQDHGDKLTKLAQIVEAGGMRPVLDEQDFSLEDAAKAHDRLASGQALGKVVINVQ; encoded by the coding sequence ATGAAAGCAATGACAATTAATAATTTTGGTGGCACTGAAGAGTTTGTAGCAGCAGAGGTTGCAAAACCACAAGTAACCGCAGGTAACGTATTGGTTCGCATTGCTGCAACTAGCGTAAATACAATTGATATGATGATTCGTCAAATGGGTGCCGATTTACCATTTGCTCCAAAGTTACCAGGCATTTTAGGTATGGACTTTGCGGGCACTATTGAAGCTGTGGGAGACGGTGTAACAGAGTTTACTGTAGGTGATGAAATTTACGGTTGTGCTGGTGGCCTAGGCGATTTACCAGGTGCACTTGCTGAGTTTATGCTTGCTGATAAGCGCTTAATTGCTCACAAACCTAAAAATTTAACCATGAAAGAAGCAGCCGCTATTCCACTTGTAGGTATTACTGCACTTGAAGGCTTAACGCGTGCAAATGTAAAAGCAGGTCAAAAAGTGTTAGTGCACGGTGGCGCAGGTGGTGTAGGCCATTTAGCAGTACAACTAGCTAAGCACTTTGGCGCTGATGTTTACTCAACTGGCGGTAACGCAGAGCAACTAGCACTAATAGAAAGCTTTGGCGCTACAGGCATTAACTTTAAAGACGAAACTGTAGAGCAATACGTTGAAAAACATACCAGCAATGTGGGCTTTGATATGGTGTTTGACACGGTAGGAGGCGGTAACCTTACTAACTCGTTTGCAGCAGCAAAGCTAAATGCCCAGGTATCTACAACGCTCTCTTTATTAGAAGTAGACTTAAGCCCAGTACACTTTAAAGGGTTATCGTTAAACGTAATCTTTATGCTTATTCCAATGATCCATGACTTTAACCGTCAAGACCACGGCGACAAACTTACTAAACTTGCGCAAATTGTTGAAGCAGGCGGTATGCGCCCAGTACTTGATGAGCAAGACTTTAGTTTAGAAGACGCAGCTAAAGCGCATGACCGCTTAGCAAGTGGCCAAGCACTGGGTAAAGTGGTTATAAACGTACAATAA
- a CDS encoding putative quinol monooxygenase translates to MKNHVTWTVQGQIKEGKYDEFLLVMARLVTLAKSEAGTLMYEWTVSEDKRSVHIYERYQDEDAAKAHLAGWGESGPLFLSVVDMDKVTVFSQLSEEFAQAFAGPSSVFMKPVGGFVKF, encoded by the coding sequence ATGAAAAATCATGTTACCTGGACAGTACAAGGCCAAATTAAAGAAGGTAAATACGATGAGTTTTTACTGGTAATGGCGCGATTAGTTACTTTGGCTAAAAGTGAAGCGGGCACTTTAATGTATGAGTGGACAGTAAGTGAAGACAAACGCAGTGTACATATTTACGAGCGTTACCAAGATGAAGATGCTGCTAAAGCGCATCTTGCTGGTTGGGGCGAAAGTGGCCCACTATTTTTAAGCGTAGTTGATATGGATAAAGTAACGGTATTTAGTCAATTATCAGAAGAGTTTGCACAAGCCTTTGCAGGCCCAAGCAGTGTATTTATGAAACCTGTGGGTGGCTTTGTAAAGTTTTAG
- a CDS encoding UDP-glucose--hexose-1-phosphate uridylyltransferase: MALLESTHRRKNPLTGRWVLVSPHRNNRPWLGATEAVNENVLPKHDDSCPLCPSNTRANGDSNPDYKYTHVFRNDFGALTPNASEQLQSLESDSDLFIADEASGECRVICFSPEHNKTLPELSQNALHEVVKTWKQNYTELAQQYECVQVFENKGEIMGCSQPHPHGQVWAHSHLSTEIEAEDNQQLAYYKKHGTAMLADYAQKEQADQTRVVFENEHWLVVVPFWAAWPFETMLVTKDNIQNFSQLNDAQTDSLAQALKVLTTKYDNVFNCSFPYSMGWHNAPANRSSDEQHWRLHAHFYPPLLRSATVKKHMVGYEMLGESQRDLSAETAASILKAASTTHYKDTAGHTDEA, from the coding sequence ATGGCTTTATTAGAAAGTACTCACAGACGTAAAAATCCGCTAACGGGTCGTTGGGTATTAGTGTCACCACATCGTAATAACCGCCCATGGTTAGGCGCAACAGAAGCCGTTAACGAAAACGTATTACCAAAACACGATGACAGCTGCCCACTTTGCCCAAGTAATACCCGTGCAAATGGCGACAGTAACCCTGATTACAAATACACACACGTATTTAGAAATGACTTTGGCGCATTAACGCCTAATGCCAGCGAGCAATTACAAAGCTTAGAGTCAGACAGCGATTTATTTATTGCCGACGAAGCCAGTGGCGAATGCCGCGTAATTTGTTTTTCTCCAGAGCATAATAAAACACTACCAGAGCTTAGCCAAAACGCATTGCACGAAGTAGTAAAAACCTGGAAACAAAATTATACAGAGCTTGCACAGCAGTACGAATGTGTACAAGTTTTTGAAAATAAAGGCGAGATCATGGGTTGTTCGCAACCTCATCCTCACGGCCAAGTATGGGCTCACTCGCATTTATCAACCGAAATAGAAGCCGAAGATAACCAGCAGCTTGCCTATTATAAAAAGCATGGCACAGCCATGCTTGCCGATTACGCGCAAAAAGAGCAAGCAGATCAAACACGTGTTGTATTTGAAAACGAACATTGGCTTGTTGTTGTGCCATTTTGGGCAGCGTGGCCGTTTGAAACAATGCTAGTAACTAAAGATAACATTCAAAACTTTAGCCAGCTAAACGATGCGCAAACCGACTCTTTGGCTCAGGCACTTAAAGTATTAACCACTAAGTACGACAACGTATTTAATTGCAGCTTCCCATACTCAATGGGATGGCACAATGCACCTGCTAATAGAAGCTCTGATGAGCAACATTGGCGTTTGCATGCACACTTTTATCCGCCGCTACTTCGCTCTGCTACTGTTAAAAAACACATGGTAGGCTACGAAATGCTAGGCGAAAGCCAACGCGATTTAAGCGCAGAAACCGCTGCTTCTATTTTAAAAGCAGCCAGTACAACACACTATAAAGATACAGCAGGACACACAGATGAAGCTTAA
- a CDS encoding YdcH family protein, whose protein sequence is MLGEDHSLTNDFPEYLKTIAELNESDTEFAKKADKYDKLDKEIRVLELKDAPISDEQMHQLKHERTELKDWLYERLQQEQ, encoded by the coding sequence ATGTTAGGCGAAGACCACTCATTAACAAATGACTTTCCAGAGTACTTAAAGACCATTGCCGAGTTAAATGAAAGCGATACTGAATTTGCAAAAAAAGCAGATAAGTACGACAAGCTAGATAAAGAGATTAGGGTATTAGAGCTCAAAGATGCGCCCATAAGCGATGAGCAAATGCATCAACTAAAACACGAACGTACAGAACTAAAAGATTGGCTATACGAACGCTTGCAGCAAGAGCAGTAA
- a CDS encoding anthranilate synthase component II yields the protein MLLMIDNYDSFTYNLVQYFQRLDQDVLVKRNDELSIAQIKQLNPQHIVLSPGPCTPNEAGISLNVVEQLKGQYPILGICLGHQTIAQALGGDVIRAKKVMHGKTSPIVHTNKGVFKGLANPLTVCRYHSLVVKAQTLPKELEVTAWTQTEQGEFDEIMGLLHKELAIEGVQFHPEAILTDQGLELLDNFLTRF from the coding sequence ATGCTGTTGATGATCGACAACTACGATTCGTTTACTTACAACTTAGTGCAATATTTTCAGCGTTTAGATCAAGACGTTTTAGTAAAACGTAATGATGAGCTAAGCATTGCGCAAATAAAACAGTTAAACCCGCAGCACATCGTGTTATCGCCAGGGCCATGCACCCCTAACGAAGCGGGTATTTCGTTAAATGTTGTTGAGCAACTAAAAGGGCAATATCCTATTTTAGGAATTTGCTTGGGACATCAAACTATCGCACAAGCTTTAGGGGGAGATGTAATTCGTGCTAAAAAAGTAATGCACGGTAAAACATCACCCATAGTTCACACTAACAAAGGTGTGTTTAAAGGTTTAGCTAACCCGTTAACAGTGTGTCGTTATCATTCTTTGGTGGTTAAAGCACAAACGCTGCCTAAAGAACTTGAAGTAACCGCATGGACTCAGACTGAGCAAGGCGAGTTTGACGAAATTATGGGGTTACTTCATAAAGAACTAGCAATCGAAGGTGTGCAGTTTCACCCCGAAGCTATTTTAACTGATCAAGGCTTAGAACTGCTTGATAACTTTTTAACTCGCTTCTAA
- the galE gene encoding UDP-glucose 4-epimerase GalE, translated as MKVLVTGGMGYIGSHTCIALHEAGITPVIYDNLSNASARVLDQLEKITGTRFEFILGDIQDEQQFKLALKHTKAEAVFHFAALKAVGESTEQPLRYYQNNVSGTLSMLQNMQDEGVNHIIFSSSATVYGEPDYLPIDEKHPIRATNPYGWTKVMVEQAMQDVCNANSQFMGIALRYFNPVGAHPSGLLGESPNGIPNNLMPFIAQTAVGKRDVVNIFGDDYDTEDGTGVRDYIHVLDLAKGHVAAFMQHKTDTAFHAYNLGTGQGYSVLDMIKAFSASANKDIPYKIAPRRAGDIACNYADATKAQNTLNWHAELTLSDMTNDTWRWQTNYPSGLES; from the coding sequence ATGAAAGTTTTAGTTACTGGCGGCATGGGTTACATAGGTAGCCACACATGTATTGCATTGCATGAAGCAGGTATTACGCCTGTTATTTATGATAACTTGTCTAATGCAAGTGCGCGGGTACTTGACCAACTCGAAAAGATTACAGGTACTCGGTTTGAGTTTATTTTGGGTGACATTCAAGACGAGCAACAATTTAAACTCGCCCTAAAACATACTAAAGCCGAAGCTGTTTTTCACTTTGCGGCTTTAAAAGCCGTTGGCGAATCTACCGAGCAACCGCTGCGTTATTATCAAAATAATGTGTCGGGCACATTAAGCATGCTACAAAACATGCAAGATGAAGGCGTTAACCATATTATATTTAGCTCATCGGCTACTGTGTACGGCGAGCCAGACTACCTCCCTATTGACGAAAAGCATCCTATACGCGCAACTAACCCTTATGGTTGGACTAAAGTCATGGTTGAACAAGCCATGCAAGACGTATGTAATGCCAACAGTCAATTTATGGGTATTGCGCTTCGTTACTTTAACCCAGTAGGTGCACACCCAAGTGGTTTATTAGGTGAAAGCCCTAATGGTATTCCTAATAACTTAATGCCATTTATTGCTCAAACTGCAGTAGGCAAACGCGACGTGGTTAATATTTTTGGTGACGACTACGACACCGAAGATGGCACAGGCGTGCGCGACTATATTCATGTTTTAGATTTAGCGAAAGGTCATGTTGCGGCATTTATGCAACATAAAACAGATACCGCCTTCCATGCTTACAACCTAGGCACAGGGCAAGGTTATTCTGTGCTTGATATGATCAAAGCATTTAGCGCATCAGCCAATAAAGATATTCCGTATAAGATTGCACCACGCCGTGCAGGTGATATTGCCTGTAACTACGCCGATGCCACGAAAGCGCAAAACACACTTAACTGGCACGCAGAACTAACACTTAGCGACATGACAAACGACACATGGCGCTGGCAAACTAATTACCCAAGTGGGTTGGAGAGTTAA